The Halobacterium hubeiense genome contains the following window.
CTCGTGGGCGACCGCGTCGACAGTCGGGTAGTAGGCGTACGTGTACGACGGCGCGTCTGCCGACCGGAGCACGTCCCGGACGGCGAGCGCGAACTCGGTCGCCCGCTCGTAGTGGTGGGTGGTCGCGCCGACCAGTGCGCCGTCGTCGTACCCCGTCCCGTAGTCCGGTTCGACGACGTGCGAGTCGACGCCAGCCTGACCCAGACGGTCGTATATCGGGTCGCCGTCGAAGAGCTCGCCGGGACTGACCGAGACGTTGCCGTCGTCTTTCGCCGCGTACGGCAGCGTCTCGTAGACGGTGTCGCCCACCGGGTCGTAGCCGTTCCAGCCGAGCAGCCCGTGTTCGACGGGATCGCGGCCAGTGTGCATCGTCGTCACGCAGGCGGCGGTCTCGGAGGGGTACGTCGACGTGAGCGGCGTCACGCGGCCGGCGTCGACGAACGACCGGAGCAGCGACACGTCCCCGTGGACGCGCTCGAACTGCCGGAAGCCGAGTGCGTCGACGAACAGCACCAGCACGTGCTCCGCCCGACCGTCCACGCCGTCGAGCGCGCGGTCCGGGAGCGTCGCTCCGAGGTCCGCGTCCAGCATCGACGCTGCGGTCGCCGGCACCCGCGAGAAACAGAACCCGTCGTAGTCGGGGCGAACGAACCCCTCCGCGAGTTCGGTGGCAGCGAGCTCCCCGGCGAGGGCGGTATCGAGCATACCACCGAATCTACCACACCCGTAGAAAACACCACTGGTCGTCTGCCACGTCCTCGCATACGCGGTCGAGGGCCCCGGACGGCCGACTACCGCTCGACGGCGGCGCCGAGGTCGCCGAGCGCGTCGAAGAAGTCGGGGAAGGAGACGTCCACGTGCTCGCCGCCCTCGATGGTCGTCTCGCCGTCCGCGACGAGCGCGGCGACCGACAGCGCCATCACGATGCGGTGGTCGCCGCGGCCGTCCACGCGCGCCCCCGAGAGGTCGCTGTCGCCGCCGTGGACGACGAGTTCGTCCTGCCGTTCCTCGACGGCCGCCCCGAGTTTCGCGAGTTCTTCGGCCATCGCGGACACGCGGTCGGTCTCCTTGTAGCGGACGTGCTCGGCGTCCGTAATCGTGGTCGTGCCCTCGGCGGCCGCGCCCAGCACCGCGATGGTCGGCAGGAGGTCGGGGGTGTCAGCGACGCCCACCGTGATGCCGTCGAGGTCGCTGCGACCCACGACGATTTCGCCGTCGTCCTGCCGCCACTCGACGTCTGCGCCCATCTGCCGCAGGACGTCCACGATTGCGGCGTCGCCCTGCTCGCTGGGGTGGGCGCCCTCGACGACGACCTCCTCGCCGCCCGCGAGCGCGCCCGCCGCCAGCAGGTACGACGCCGACGAGAAGTCCCCGGGGACCGCGTACTCGCCGTCCGCGGGCTCGTAGGTCTGCCCGCCCGGCACCCGGTAGCCGTTCTCGCGCTCCTCGGCGGTCACGCCGAACGACTCCAGCACGTCCAGCGTGATGTCGACGTACGGCGCGGACTTCAGCTCGGTCGTCAACTCGATTTCGACGCCCTCGTCGGTGAGCGCGCCCGCCATCAGCAGCGACGTGACGAACTGCGAGGAGACGTCGCCCGGCATCTCCACGTGCCCGCCCTCGATGGGGCCGTCGACAATCAGGGGCGCCTGCCCGTTCCCGCGGGTCGAGCGCGCGCTCCCGCCGAGGTCCGCGATGGCGTCCAACAGCGGGCCCTGCGGCCGCGAGCGAAGTGACCGGTCGCCCGTGAGCACGGTCGTGCCGTCCGCGAGCGCGGCCGCACCGGAGACGAGTCGCATCGTCGTCCCGGAGTTCGCGCAGTCGATGACGTCCGCGGGGACGTCCGGCGCGCCACCGAACCCCGTAATCTCCCAGTCGGCCTGCACGCGCTCGGCGTCGCCGCCGAAGTGATCGACGGCGCGCGCGGTCGCCTTCGTGTCCGCGCTCACGAGCGGGTTCCGCACGAGCGCGCCCCCGGCGTACCCCGCCGCGAGGAGCGCGCGGTGCGTGTAGCTCTTCGACGGCGGGGCGCGAGCGGTTCCCGACACCCGGGAGTTCCCGACAGTGACGTCCATGGGCGAGGCGACGGCGGCGGCCGCCATCAGGGTTCCGACGCCGGCGACTATGCACGGCAGTGAACGCCCACCACGACATCGACGTGACTTCCTGAAAGCCTCGGCGCTCACTCTGAACGGCCCCGCTATCCCGGCGACCACCGGAGCGGCGACTGATTCGCCGGCTGAAACTGGGTGGTAGGCGAATCCGTATCTGAACACCGCCGACGGCCCGGTGCAAACAGTTATAGTGGCGAGCGACAACTATCACTCGAACTGTCTATCGCTCGTTGCGGGCGACAAAAGCCGTCGCCGGATTTCGTCCGGCGAGTAATCAAATCCCGCAGTCGCAACCCACGCGCAATGCCAGAACTCCCCAACAAATCGCTGTCGGCCGCAGCCACTAGTGTTCAACCGAGCGACCCGAACGCCGTCGACACACCGCGACGCCACCTCAAACGACCGGTTGGCTATACTAGCGACGTAATCGTTCGCCAAGAGTTCGGCCTCACTGACGTTGCGGGCCTCGAGGACGTGACAATCGAGCATTACGGCCCTGGAACGAATCAGGCGATAAACTCACTGCTCGTCCCGGTAGCAGGCGGCCCCAACAGCCGTGCGGCTGTGGCGCTGGCGAGTAGTATCGCTTCGGAGTGGGGCGCCTCGATTACACTGCTGACAGTCATCTCGGAGGACACTACAGACGACCAGAGACGAGACGCTGGCCGACGGCTGGATACGTACACCGACGTCGTGACCGGCAGTACCGTCGAGACGGCCCTCGTTCGCAGCGACGATGTTGTCCCGACGATAGCAGCGGAAAGCGACACACACGAGCTCCTCGTGATTGGCGCGTCCGAGCGGTCACTGTTCGAGCGATTTTTCCGCGGGTCGGTTCCCAACGAGCTCAGGCAAGAAACACACGCACCGATATTCGTGGTCAGCCAATAGGGCCGTTCCGAGGGAGTCTCACTGCTCCCGAACCGCCGGTGCGTCCCGGACGCACTCACCACACCGAAGCGACGCCTCGGTCGGTAACTCGGGGTGAGATACTCTCTCAGGGAGGATACGAGCCGATCGGGGCGCGGTGAGATCCGTCGAGTACCTCGCGATACTCAGTACGGGACGTTTCCCGGCAGTGTGTCGGTTCTCTGGTCTCTCGCTTTCCGGCTCGCGGATGGCCGGAGGCGGTAGGATTTTGCGGCGGCCGCGACGACTCCCCGGCATGGACCGCGACTTCGCGCGCCTCGACGAGTTCCTCGACGAGCAGGGACTGGACGGGTACGCGTTCCACGACGACGGCTCGAACAGCGACCTCTACTACGTCACCGGCTTCGACGCTCCGGACCCGTACTTCGCCGTCTACACGCCCGAGGAGACCGCCGTGCTGGTCTCCTCGCTGGAGTACGGCCGCGCGAAACAGGAGAGTCGCGCGGACACGGTCAAGCGCCACGCCGACTACGACTACCGACAGAAGCACGCCGAGCACGGCGAACGCGAGGCGGAGGCGATGATGGCCGCGGAGTTCCTCGCAGACGTCGGCTGCGAGTCGCTGGCCGTCCAGGAGCGGTTCCCCGTGGGTGCCGCGGACCTGCTCCGCGAACAGGGCGTCTCCGTCGAGCCGGACGAGGACGGCGTCGTCACGGACGTGCGCGCGACGAAGACCGACGAGGAAGTCGAGCACGTGCGGACCGCCCAGGAGGCCAACGAGGCCGCGATGGCGCGCGCGGAGCAACTCATCAGGGGCGCCGACGTCGGCGAGGACGGCGTCCTCCGCCA
Protein-coding sequences here:
- a CDS encoding alkaline phosphatase family protein, which encodes MLDTALAGELAATELAEGFVRPDYDGFCFSRVPATAASMLDADLGATLPDRALDGVDGRAEHVLVLFVDALGFRQFERVHGDVSLLRSFVDAGRVTPLTSTYPSETAACVTTMHTGRDPVEHGLLGWNGYDPVGDTVYETLPYAAKDDGNVSVSPGELFDGDPIYDRLGQAGVDSHVVEPDYGTGYDDGALVGATTHHYERATEFALAVRDVLRSADAPSYTYAYYPTVDAVAHERGPDSELYGAQVAAVCDALERALGTLDDDVAEETAVCLVADHGQVPIRDADRTELDATGVLEYVPADCSGTPLVLGGPRNVHLRVTDEEAARACLSDCDALVLSRQEALAERLWGRGEPGPAFERNSGDLVVVPREGGLWYADEAEQLSLAGMHGGLHPDEALVPFGVARLDDLV
- the aroA gene encoding 3-phosphoshikimate 1-carboxyvinyltransferase encodes the protein MDVTVGNSRVSGTARAPPSKSYTHRALLAAGYAGGALVRNPLVSADTKATARAVDHFGGDAERVQADWEITGFGGAPDVPADVIDCANSGTTMRLVSGAAALADGTTVLTGDRSLRSRPQGPLLDAIADLGGSARSTRGNGQAPLIVDGPIEGGHVEMPGDVSSQFVTSLLMAGALTDEGVEIELTTELKSAPYVDITLDVLESFGVTAEERENGYRVPGGQTYEPADGEYAVPGDFSSASYLLAAGALAGGEEVVVEGAHPSEQGDAAIVDVLRQMGADVEWRQDDGEIVVGRSDLDGITVGVADTPDLLPTIAVLGAAAEGTTTITDAEHVRYKETDRVSAMAEELAKLGAAVEERQDELVVHGGDSDLSGARVDGRGDHRIVMALSVAALVADGETTIEGGEHVDVSFPDFFDALGDLGAAVER
- a CDS encoding universal stress protein, which gives rise to MPELPNKSLSAAATSVQPSDPNAVDTPRRHLKRPVGYTSDVIVRQEFGLTDVAGLEDVTIEHYGPGTNQAINSLLVPVAGGPNSRAAVALASSIASEWGASITLLTVISEDTTDDQRRDAGRRLDTYTDVVTGSTVETALVRSDDVVPTIAAESDTHELLVIGASERSLFERFFRGSVPNELRQETHAPIFVVSQ